TACCCGCCGAAGGGCCTACATACGCTGATTGTGGGACAGACTGGCGTTGGAAAAACAATGTTCGCTAGGTTGATGTATAATTATGGGAAATATATGAAGCGCTTTTCAGAGCAAGCACCGTTTATCGTATTTAACTGCGCTGATTATTACAATAACCCTCAGCTGCTACTTTCCCACATTTTTGGTCATGTAAAAGGAGCATTTACCGGGGCTGATCGGGAGAAAGAGGGACTGGTCGAGAAAGCGGATGGGGGCATTCTGTTTTTGGATGAGATTCATCGGCTGCCCCCAGAAGGCCAAGAAATGATATTTTATTTCATGGACACGAACAGTTACAACAAATTGGGCGAGTCGGAGCGCAAGCGGGAAGCGAATGTGCTGCTCATCGGCGCTACGACCGAAGATCCCGGTTCTTCCATGCTGAAAACCTTTATCAGACGGATACCGATTACGATCAACATTCCTTCCTTGCAAGAGCGAACTGTTGAAGAGAGGTTTTTGATCCTGAAGCATCTCTTTGCAAACGAAGCCCATCGTGTGAACAAGCCTATTAGGGTTGAATTGGAAACTGTAAAAGCACTGATTGGCAGCGTAACCTATGGAAATATCGGTCAGTTGAAATCGAACATTCAGCTTGTGTGTGCCAAAGGATTTTTGAACAGCATACATGAAAATAAGGAAGAGATTGAACTTGATTTTAAAATTTTGCCCGGAAATATCAAGGAAGGTCTATTTAATATGGGGAAGAACCGCAAGGAGATTGCCGAAATGGAGATGGTCAACTCCTCGCTGTATATTACTCCTGAAGGCAGCAAAGGAATGGATGAAGTAGACGCTTTTGAACTGCCGTTCAACTTGTACAAATTGATTGAAGACAAGATAGGGATGCTCAAAGAAGAAGGACTCGACGACAGTTTTATCAATAAGTTTATTACTACAGATGTCAATATTCACATCAAAAGCTTCTATAACCGATTTTATAACATCAAAGGGGGAAGGGAACGGATCCTTAAGATCGTAGGCAGAAATATCCTAGAGTTCGCTGAACAGGTGCAAGAGATGGCTCAAAAAGAATTGAACAGAAATTACAGCGACAGGTTTGTTTATGCCTTCAGTCTTCATTTAAGTGCTTTTTTAAAGCGAATCCGGGAGAAAAAATATGTCAGTAAACAAATCTATGAACCGATGAATGATCAGGATGAAGAATACAGACTGGCACTCATTATCAAGGATTTGATCGAGTCCAAGTTTGAAGTCAGCGTACCCGATGCCGAGACCACCTATGTGGCGATTCTTCTGAAATCGGTAGAAGAGGAGCACCAGGGAAATGTGGGAATCATCGTAGCTGCACATGGCAACAGTACGGCAAGCAGTGTCGTTAGCGTTGTCGACAGCCTGCTGGGGAGCTCAAATATTTGCGCAGT
The Paenibacillus peoriae DNA segment above includes these coding regions:
- a CDS encoding sigma-54-dependent transcriptional regulator; this encodes MKRIDEILEYIANGTKKLSVEALQDGGGITAAEIADQQNMLRNNVSKELNSLLRADLIIKIKGRPVKFLHKQVIEETFRVQLKEKQIQVNSIHEILLPGEQVDPFHALIGFMGSMRNQVEQGKAAILYPPKGLHTLIVGQTGVGKTMFARLMYNYGKYMKRFSEQAPFIVFNCADYYNNPQLLLSHIFGHVKGAFTGADREKEGLVEKADGGILFLDEIHRLPPEGQEMIFYFMDTNSYNKLGESERKREANVLLIGATTEDPGSSMLKTFIRRIPITINIPSLQERTVEERFLILKHLFANEAHRVNKPIRVELETVKALIGSVTYGNIGQLKSNIQLVCAKGFLNSIHENKEEIELDFKILPGNIKEGLFNMGKNRKEIAEMEMVNSSLYITPEGSKGMDEVDAFELPFNLYKLIEDKIGMLKEEGLDDSFINKFITTDVNIHIKSFYNRFYNIKGGRERILKIVGRNILEFAEQVQEMAQKELNRNYSDRFVYAFSLHLSAFLKRIREKKYVSKQIYEPMNDQDEEYRLALIIKDLIESKFEVSVPDAETTYVAILLKSVEEEHQGNVGIIVAAHGNSTASSVVSVVDSLLGSSNICAVDMPLDVSPREILEVIVEKVKDIDNGRGVLLLVDMGSLLNLEATIMERVGIKVKTIDMVSTPLVLEAVRKASIFDMNIEEIYQSLKDFRGYNTGNAGVKAEKTSNKVIVTVCSSGKGAAAKLKEFVEKVVYDLTEEKIVVVPAKVRELDKVVKDLRAKLTLLAVIGVKRPSELNVPFIPLEKLIEASGEQALRELLLNNQLPVMHEHGSVIVRDLCEDTLKEFMTYLNPHKILGILMKFIEQLEQELEADFHYAKKVQLAVHTAHALERMVIGEGLVYQEDVSLLDQRLIDVVNRSCNIFASSINIKLTNDEKYYICEILSEVYNCIPK